The window GAACTCCGCATCGCTCATGCCCGCGGGGATGAGTTCCTTGCGGAAGAAGACCTTCATCACGTAGTTCTGATCGACGGTCTCTCCCGCATGGGATGGATAGCCGATGTTGAAATTCACCGGGCTGCCGGTCGTGACTTGCCGCTCCAGCGTCGTGTAGTGCCCGGCCACATCGGTGAGGCCCATGTCCCCGCTCGACGACGCCTCCTTCAGGCGCACGACGATCCGCGCGAGACCGCTGGAGGGAATACTCTCGTAGGTGAAGCGCCACTCCTTCTTGAATGCTGTGCCGGAGAGCTCGGTGGGCGTGGCGACCTGGCTGGCGCGCTTCCACGCATGAAGGCCGTTGCCCTTGTCCGGATCGTCATTTCCCGGATCGAGATCGTCGATGTAGTACCACACCTCGGTCACGCCGGGATCCGTCGCGACCACCGCGCCGTAGCTGGAGCCGCCCACGCCATCCCCCTGCCGCGGATACAGGATCGCGCCCTCGCTACGATGGACATCGTAGTAAAACACCTGCGTCTCCGTGCGGAAGATGGACGATCCGTCGCCTCGATCGGCAAAGGCGCGCGTGCGCAGGACGTGGAAGCCCTCCTCCAGGCCCGTGCCCATCGTCCCGTGGTCATTGTGGACATGATACGGCACATCCGTCGCGTCGAAGCCCGTGACCTCGAAGACCGTCTCCATCCGCTCGGCCAGATCGATGTCGCCGCCGGTGAAGGAAAAGACCGATCCGGCATCGAGCCTCGTGACCCCGAGCTTGTAGCGAAGCACCGTCCCCTGCGGGAGCGCGGGCAAGGTGGCACGCCACCAGTCCGTCGTACCCGTGCCGTCGTGGTTGCCATTGGCATGGAAAACCGCCTCCACAACCTTCGTGGTCCCCTTGCCCACCCCACCGCTGCCTTCCGGATAGCTGGTGCCGTCGGTGGTGTAGTAGATCCTCACCCTGTCCACCTGGAAGGAGTAGCCAGTCTTCACGAAGACGCCCACCGGTTGCCCGGCGGCATTCTCCGGAGCGGGGCTGAATTGTGGCAAAGCCGGTGTAAGCTGGTTACCCGCGGCAGGGTCATGGTAGGCCCATGCCGCCGTGCCGCGGTTGCTGTTCACGCCGCCGCCGTTGTTCACCGTGAAGCCAGCGCTCCCGATCACCACCTCGTAGGTTTCCGCGCCGGGCGAGCCGATGACGTTGCGGGCGATGTCTCGTGCGGCGAATTTCTCCGCTCCACGGCGGACGAATTTCATCTGCTCGTAGCCGAGATAGGTGTCGGTCGAGTTTTCCAGACGAAGGTCGTTCGGGTCGGCTGCATTCACCTGATCTCCCGTGGCCCCGGGTGGAAAGTCCCGCAGGTCACCGGACTGCGGGCCGAGGGCTAGATGCGAGTTCACATCGATGCCGCCATCGAGCTTCAGCCGGATATTGTGCGCCGAACCGTCCGCCCGTGCGATGAATGACAGGTCCGAGCCATCGGTGACGCGCGGGATCTTCACGCGGTAGGATTTCCCTCCGCGATCCGAAGCCGGCACGCCATAGGGATTGAAGTTCTCGTCGCCGTCGCGCCCGTCGGTGCGCCAGTGATCCATCTCCGGCGCACGGCTACCGTTCTGCAGGATCGTGATGGGGCGGATCTCTTCCTCGTGTCGCGCAGACTGCCACACCTTCGGCAACCGGGGATTGTGCCACGAAAAGGCGAACCATCCTCCCGGCGGCACCAGTGGCGCATTTCCGCTGCCATCCACGATCTGGGTCGAGCCATTCACCGAGACGCGGAAGTTCCCACCGTAGGCCGAGTGATTCACGAGCGTGGCGCCGACCGGGAAGCCAGTGGGAAAGAGACGCCCCTGGCCATTCGGTTGATAGCCGCGCGCCATCATGTAGAGCAGCGTGGCACCGTTCCAAGATCCCGAGTCCTTCCGCTCGCGCATGTCCACACGCTCGTAGGCGGCGAAGTTCTGGTCGCTCCACCGCGCGACCTGATCGCCGCGTGCGAAGTCCCGGTGAACGGCCACCGCGGAGATCACGCTGCTGTCGCCGAATTGCCCGAGAAAGGGCACGTCCGATGGCTTCGGAAAGTAATCCGGCGCACCCGCCTCATTGTAGCCGTCGGTGTAGATGATCGGCAGACCCTGGCGGGTCAGGATGTAGGCGTGGGCCAGCGGACGATCCCCGCCCCACAGCCACGCATTGTCGTGGCTCATCACGTAGTTCACCGTCTGCCCGGAGTTCCCGAAGCCGCCATGGTTCGGATTGCCGAAGCCGCTCAGGTCGCTGCCGATCGCGTTCCGGATGGTGTTGAGCACATTGTCGTTCGCGATGCGCATCCCGGCATTCA of the Luteolibacter flavescens genome contains:
- a CDS encoding alpha-amylase family glycosyl hydrolase; the encoded protein is MSYSRGLILSLLVTASAARAEVILQYFGTSWNEIERRVPELAERGYDSLWLPPPFKGGAGTWSVGFDTLDRFDLGDRDQAGTVRTKYGTKDDLLRLMRTAHRFGMRVYFDNVMAHNAGPLDKNVGPGQLLPGAPGFVPEDFHLVRESNGNWRKAADWPDWQDEWQVLNRNPFAWDIAQESPQNVSFNPNGTEEGHTYPKWSGIRHPGMTWRYPDTDLTVATNGTGGAVHPFADKEPFQDVGYQDGGIVGANNGRFDFKDLDGDGQHDAGEPCEPFTDTGVDPTVPARRTAAWGHGDGIYNMGNPVAEDVNGMLNRAVRWFVDEAKPDGFRLDAVKHVPSYFFGKQDGEDKDRSNWGYGGQIQEQFNVTRGYSDWGNHRDSLFNGENHVRDDAMLFGEHLGAPPGEGGYLNAGMRIANDNVLNTIRNAIGSDLSGFGNPNHGGFGNSGQTVNYVMSHDNAWLWGGDRPLAHAYILTRQGLPIIYTDGYNEAGAPDYFPKPSDVPFLGQFGDSSVISAVAVHRDFARGDQVARWSDQNFAAYERVDMRERKDSGSWNGATLLYMMARGYQPNGQGRLFPTGFPVGATLVNHSAYGGNFRVSVNGSTQIVDGSGNAPLVPPGGWFAFSWHNPRLPKVWQSARHEEEIRPITILQNGSRAPEMDHWRTDGRDGDENFNPYGVPASDRGGKSYRVKIPRVTDGSDLSFIARADGSAHNIRLKLDGGIDVNSHLALGPQSGDLRDFPPGATGDQVNAADPNDLRLENSTDTYLGYEQMKFVRRGAEKFAARDIARNVIGSPGAETYEVVIGSAGFTVNNGGGVNSNRGTAAWAYHDPAAGNQLTPALPQFSPAPENAAGQPVGVFVKTGYSFQVDRVRIYYTTDGTSYPEGSGGVGKGTTKVVEAVFHANGNHDGTGTTDWWRATLPALPQGTVLRYKLGVTRLDAGSVFSFTGGDIDLAERMETVFEVTGFDATDVPYHVHNDHGTMGTGLEEGFHVLRTRAFADRGDGSSIFRTETQVFYYDVHRSEGAILYPRQGDGVGGSSYGAVVATDPGVTEVWYYIDDLDPGNDDPDKGNGLHAWKRASQVATPTELSGTAFKKEWRFTYESIPSSGLARIVVRLKEASSSGDMGLTDVAGHYTTLERQVTTGSPVNFNIGYPSHAGETVDQNYVMKVFFRKELIPAGMSDAEFLNEFSIFISSTSSGDPDGAVLQPRSGYRLVRDATATEHMVEFTFPNLYNGIPAFLHTVRAEHRRGSLTLGDSEQVKMRASGDGDTDGDGMPDWWERQQGWDPDNPSGRNGADGDDDGDGVRNLDEYLFGMNSRIADHEAKPKVTLHRSSDPQHRWRLEFPTIPGRIYRWQRSGDLIGWGNLGPVIDTADHTGPGVIEMLDDGLGSSTFYRIQVTD